From Sinorhizobium sp. B11:
GCCGCTTCATCAGCGGATTCACCGGGAAACCCCACTCCCTGAACTTCTCGACCATGCCCAGCTGCGTATCCGCGGGCATCTCCGACATCTCGCCCCATGCATAGGCGAAGAACCTCAGCTTACGGCTCGCCGTCACCTTCGCATCGAGCTGGCGCAGAGAGCCTGCAGCGGTATTGCGCGGATTGACATAGGTCTGCTTGCCTTCGGCTTCCATCTGCGCATTGAGCGCCATGAAATCGCTCTTGGCCATGTAGACCTCGCCGCGCACTTCCACGACGGAGGGAACACCCTTCGGCAGTTCGTTCGGAATTTCCTTGATGGTGCGGATATTGGCCGTGACATTCTCGCCGGTCGTGCCGTCGCCGCGGGTCGCGCCCGTCACCAGCTTGCCGTTCTCGTAGCGTATCGACATGGAAAGCCCGTCGATCTTCGGTTCGGCCGTGAAGGCGATGGAATTGTCCGGCAGGCGGCCGAGGAAGCGATAGACACTGGCAACGAAGTCGCGCACATCCTCCTGTGAAAAGGTGTTGTCGAGCGACAGCATCGGCCGGGAATGAACGACGGGCGCAAAGGTGTTGGACGGTTCGGCCCCCACGCGGCGCGACGGACTGTCCTCGCGGATGAGCTCCGGAAAGCGCGCCTCGATCGCATCGTTGCGGCGCTTCAGCGCGTCGTAATCCGCATCCGAAATCTCCGGCTGATCCTTGCCGTGATAGAGCGCGTCATTGCGCGCAATCTCCTTGGCAAGCCGCTCCAGTTCGGCGGCGGCGTCTTCAAGCGTCAAGTCCTCAACAGCGACAGATTCGGTCGACATGCAGCTTCACTCCAGAGAATCTGCAATGGTTTTAGAGCAAAATTCGGCGATTGAAATAGTACCGAGGTTTGGAATTTACGGCCGGGCGTTGCGGAGTCTGATGGCGCTCACATGTAATGTCGTATGCTGCAAGGCCTTCATCGGCAGAAGACTGTCGACCACCTTGAGCTCGATACCGCGCGGTGCAAATTCCTGGTCGAGCCCGGAATGGGTCGTGAGCGCGAGCGGCACGACATTCCTCCGCGATACCCACATTCCCGCGTCCTCCAGATCCTCGAAACTCTCCGTCGGCATCTCGTAGCGATGGATGGTCCCGGCCTGCAGTCGCTCCAGCCAGCCTCGCTCGACATAGGCGGCACCCCGCCAGTTCCCGAGCAGGCGGCGATCCTCCTGCGATGTCTCCGGCTTTGCCCAAACAAGGATGCGCGGGCAATCACGCGGGAAGAGATACATGAAGTCGTGGACTTCATCGATCGCCCAGACGAGCGGCCCGTTCAGCCACGCCCGGCCCGGCCGCCGTTCGGAAGAAATGCGAACCGGACGCGGCTCGAAAACATCGATCGTGGGATCGTCGCTGAAATGGAAAAGCCGCATGGATAGACCTCACCGGTAGCTGAGGTCAGATAGCGCAACGCCTTGCGCTTGTCACCGATGGGGAAACCTACCCGTTACCTGCCAGCAGCCGCGCGGCAGCAGCCCTCGCCTCTTCCGTCACGGAGGCACCGGCAAGCATGCGGGCGATCTCTTCTGTGCGGTCCTTCTGCGCCATGGTGGCGACGCGCGTGGCGATCTTGTCGGCCCCCTCGCCTGATGGTCCCTTGGAGATCAGAAGATGCGTGGCCGCACGGGCCGCTACCTGCGGCGCATGAGTGACGGAAAGAACCTGCACCTTTTCGGAAAGCCGCTTCAGCCGCTGTCCGATCGCATCCGCCACCGCGCCCCCCACACCGGTGTCGATTTCGTCAAAGACGAGGGTCGGCGCCGAACCGCGATCGGCAAGCGCCACCTTGAGCGCCAGCAGGAAGCGCGAGAGTTCGCCGCCCGAAGCGACCTTCATGATCGAGCCGGGACGCGTGCCGGGATTGGTCTGGACATGGAATTCGACGACATCGATACCCTCGGCCGTCGCCTCCCCTCCATCGGTGGTGATCTCCACCATGAAGCGGGCGCGCTCAAGCTTCAGTGCCGGCAGCTCGGCCATGACGGCCTGCGCCAGCGCATCGCCGGCATGATGACGCTTCTCCGAAAGCGAGCGGGCAGCCGTATCGTAATTCGCCTTGGCGACCCCCACTTCCGCATCGAGCTTCGACAGCCGCTCTTCGCCGGCATCGAGATCGGCAAGATCGTTGATCATGCGCACGGCAAGAGCAGGAAGCTCGGTGACCGGAACGGAATATTTGCGAGAGGCAGCGCGCAGCGCAAACAGCCGCTCCTCGACACGCTCCAGTTCCTTCGGATCATATTCCGTCTTGCGCAGTGCCGCCTCGACTTCCATCTGCGCGTTGGAAAGCTGGTCCAGCGCCGCATCGAGCAGCGCTACGGTGTCTTCCAGCAATCCCGGCGCCTCGTGGCTCTTGCGCTCGAGACGGCGCACCAGCGAGGCGATATGGGGCACGGGAGAGGCATTGCCGTTGAGGAACTCGGAAGCCTCGGCAATATCGCCGGCAATGCGCTCCGCCTTCATCATCTTCTGGCGGCGATCGGCAAGCTCGTCTTCTTCGCCGTCGCGCGGTGACAGCTTTTCAAGCTCCTCGACGGAGGAGCGCAGATAATCCGCCTCGCGGGCAGCGGCTTCAACCTTCTCGCGGTGTTTCTTCAGCGTGCGCTCGGTATCGCGCCACTGGCGGTAAAGTGCGCCGACACCCTGCACGTCATCGCTGATACCCGCAAAGGCGTCCAGCAACGTCCTGTGTGCATTTGTATCGACAAGCGCGCGGTCGTCGTGCTGGCCGTGGATCTCGACCAGCATCTGGCCCGCCTGACGCATCAGCTGAACGCTGATCGGCTGATCGTTCACATAGGCCTTGGTGCGCCCGTCGGAGGATTGCTGGCGGCGAAAGATCAGGTCGCCTTCGTCATCGATGCCGTTTTCGCGCAGGAGCTTGCGGGCGCCGTGATCCATGCCGACATCGAAGACGGCCGTCACCTGCCCCTTGTCCTCGCCGTGGCGCACAAGACCGCCATCGCCGCGCCCGCCAAGGGCCAGCGACAGACTGTCAAGCAGGATGGATTTGCCCGCGCCCGTCTCGCCCGTCAGCACGGAGAGGCCGGTCTCGAAGGCAAGATCCAGCCGCTCGATCAGAACGATATCGCGGATCGAAAGCTGGATCAGCATTGGCCTCAGGAACCGAGAAGGAGTTTCTTGCCCGCTGCGGCGATCCACGAACCCTTGTTTTCACGCGGCTCCGCGCCACCCGACTGCAGCAGCTTGTAAGAATCAGCATACCACTGGCTGTCGGGATAATTGTGACCGAGAACGGCAGCAGCGGTCTGCGCCTCCTCGACGACACCCATCGCGTAATAGGCTTCGACGAGACGGGCGAGCGCCTCCTCGACCTGATTCGTGTTCGGATACTTCTCGACGACGATGCGGAAGCGCGAGATCGCCGCGAGATATTCCTTGCGTTCCATGTAGTAGCGGCCGACCTGCATCTCCTTGCCGGCGAGCTGGTCGCGCGCAAAGCGCATCTTGGCCTGCGCATCGTCGACATATTCGGAGTCAGGATAATTGTCGACGACAGCCTGCATCGCCTCGATCGTCTTCTGCGAGGCGCGCTGGTCCTGCGTCACGTCGACGATCTGCTTGGAATAGGTCAGGCCTACCAGATACTGGACGTAGGCGGCATCCTTGGACTTCGGATATTGCGCCATATACTTGTTGCCCGATGCCAGCGCATCGTCGAAGCGGCCCTGGCGGTACTTGACGAAGGTGCTCATGACAAGTGCCTTGCGCGCCCATTCGGAGAAGGGATTCTGCGCATC
This genomic window contains:
- the recN gene encoding DNA repair protein RecN; protein product: MLIQLSIRDIVLIERLDLAFETGLSVLTGETGAGKSILLDSLSLALGGRGDGGLVRHGEDKGQVTAVFDVGMDHGARKLLRENGIDDEGDLIFRRQQSSDGRTKAYVNDQPISVQLMRQAGQMLVEIHGQHDDRALVDTNAHRTLLDAFAGISDDVQGVGALYRQWRDTERTLKKHREKVEAAAREADYLRSSVEELEKLSPRDGEEDELADRRQKMMKAERIAGDIAEASEFLNGNASPVPHIASLVRRLERKSHEAPGLLEDTVALLDAALDQLSNAQMEVEAALRKTEYDPKELERVEERLFALRAASRKYSVPVTELPALAVRMINDLADLDAGEERLSKLDAEVGVAKANYDTAARSLSEKRHHAGDALAQAVMAELPALKLERARFMVEITTDGGEATAEGIDVVEFHVQTNPGTRPGSIMKVASGGELSRFLLALKVALADRGSAPTLVFDEIDTGVGGAVADAIGQRLKRLSEKVQVLSVTHAPQVAARAATHLLISKGPSGEGADKIATRVATMAQKDRTEEIARMLAGASVTEEARAAAARLLAGNG
- a CDS encoding outer membrane protein assembly factor BamD, with translation MAYARSDMMMKTARALLASLMVLSAGALISGCQSDPDIDITKLGLETDPPDVLYTQGLANMKAGNMAEAARKFDAIDAQNPFSEWARKALVMSTFVKYRQGRFDDALASGNKYMAQYPKSKDAAYVQYLVGLTYSKQIVDVTQDQRASQKTIEAMQAVVDNYPDSEYVDDAQAKMRFARDQLAGKEMQVGRYYMERKEYLAAISRFRIVVEKYPNTNQVEEALARLVEAYYAMGVVEEAQTAAAVLGHNYPDSQWYADSYKLLQSGGAEPRENKGSWIAAAGKKLLLGS